A stretch of the Kroppenstedtia eburnea genome encodes the following:
- a CDS encoding ABC transporter ATP-binding protein, which translates to MENQQPILEIRHLTKVIGKKKIVDDLSLQVYPGEVFGFLGPNGAGKTTTIRMIVGLIGITGGEVLINGINLKENFEKTLSHVGGIVENPEMYKFLTGYQNLIHYWRMTRGIPKTRIDEVVRQVGLENRIHDKVKTYSLGMRQRLGLAQALLHSPSLLILDEPTNGLDPAGIREFREHLRRLAREENIAVLVSSHILSEMEQMCDRIAVIQHGKLIDVKQVREFVGTAREQQTVLFTVNPIPQAKKCLQSALDGQPLEVTPEGIKVTTTWDEIPILNARLVEAGIQVFSIRPATRTLEDEFLEMTGGTQIV; encoded by the coding sequence ATGGAAAATCAACAGCCGATATTGGAGATTCGGCACCTGACCAAAGTGATCGGTAAAAAAAAGATTGTGGACGACCTCTCCCTTCAGGTCTATCCGGGGGAAGTCTTCGGCTTCTTAGGCCCCAATGGCGCCGGCAAAACGACCACCATCCGCATGATTGTCGGACTGATCGGCATCACCGGAGGGGAAGTCCTCATCAACGGCATCAACCTGAAGGAGAACTTTGAAAAGACCCTCTCCCATGTGGGGGGGATCGTGGAAAATCCGGAGATGTACAAATTCCTGACAGGTTACCAAAACCTCATCCATTATTGGCGGATGACCCGGGGCATACCCAAAACCCGGATCGACGAAGTGGTGCGGCAAGTGGGGCTGGAGAATCGCATTCATGACAAAGTGAAGACCTATTCCCTGGGGATGCGCCAGCGGTTGGGACTGGCCCAGGCCCTGCTCCACTCCCCTTCCCTGCTGATCCTGGACGAACCCACCAATGGCCTGGATCCCGCCGGAATCCGGGAATTCCGGGAACATTTGCGCCGGTTGGCCCGGGAGGAAAATATCGCCGTGTTGGTATCCAGCCATATCCTGTCCGAGATGGAGCAGATGTGTGATCGGATCGCCGTCATCCAACACGGTAAGCTGATCGACGTAAAGCAGGTCCGGGAATTTGTCGGCACCGCCCGGGAACAACAGACGGTTCTGTTCACCGTCAACCCCATCCCCCAGGCCAAGAAGTGTCTGCAGTCCGCCTTGGACGGCCAGCCCCTGGAAGTGACCCCGGAGGGGATCAAGGTGACAACCACCTGGGATGAGATCCCCATCCTCAACGCCCGTCTGGTGGAGGCGGGAATCCAGGTTTTCTCCATCCGGCCCGCCACCCGGACCCTGGAGGATGAATTCCTTGAAATGACAGGAGGTACGCAAATTGTTTAA
- the glsA gene encoding glutaminase A: protein MKAFLEELVNQHRPSVGEGKLADYIPQLSEQDPTALGISVRTCDGEVYSAGDCPERFTMQSISKVITLILALMDRGGEAVFERVGMEPTGDPFNSIYKLEQAPGKPLNPMINAGALVVSSLIKGSTVEERVGRVLSLVRRMAENPKIELDHAVYYSERATGFRNRSMAYFLKEFGMIEDVEATLELYFQQCSIAINCDDLAQMGLCLARLGQNDAGEQVIPRELARLVKTFMVTCGMYNASGEFAILAGIPAKSGVSGGILASVPERMGIGVFGPALDEKGNSVGGVRLLKGLSRELNLSIF, encoded by the coding sequence ATGAAGGCTTTTTTGGAGGAGCTGGTGAATCAACACAGACCCTCGGTCGGGGAGGGAAAGCTTGCGGATTATATCCCGCAATTGTCGGAGCAGGATCCCACCGCGCTGGGAATCTCTGTGCGAACCTGTGACGGAGAGGTTTATTCCGCCGGGGACTGCCCCGAGAGATTCACCATGCAGAGCATTTCCAAAGTGATCACCTTGATTCTGGCCCTGATGGACCGGGGAGGGGAAGCGGTGTTTGAGAGGGTGGGGATGGAGCCGACGGGAGATCCCTTCAACTCCATTTATAAGTTGGAACAGGCACCGGGAAAACCCCTCAATCCGATGATCAACGCCGGTGCATTGGTGGTCAGTTCATTGATCAAGGGATCGACGGTGGAGGAAAGGGTGGGCAGAGTTTTGTCTTTGGTCCGACGGATGGCGGAAAACCCGAAGATTGAGTTGGACCATGCGGTCTATTATTCGGAGAGGGCCACTGGATTCCGCAACCGGTCCATGGCTTATTTCCTGAAGGAATTCGGTATGATCGAAGATGTGGAAGCCACCTTGGAACTTTACTTCCAGCAGTGTTCCATCGCGATCAACTGTGACGATCTGGCCCAGATGGGATTGTGTCTGGCCCGGCTCGGTCAAAACGACGCGGGGGAGCAGGTGATTCCCCGGGAGCTGGCCCGGTTGGTAAAAACATTTATGGTCACCTGCGGAATGTATAACGCCTCCGGTGAGTTTGCCATCCTCGCCGGGATTCCGGCCAAGAGCGGTGTCTCCGGTGGAATTTTGGCCTCTGTTCCGGAGCGGATGGGGATCGGGGTTTTTGGACCGGCCTTGGATGAAAAAGGGAACAGCGTGGGTGGAGTGCGTCTGCTGAAGGGGTTATCCAGGGAATTGAATCTCAGCATCTTTTGA
- a CDS encoding NYN domain-containing protein yields the protein MVKDKSISIWIDLENVYYGLKKYHMNPDHPDPKHNLFLRLQEHYGRHKIRMMGVYGDFEQLGPDISMNQLLKKHVHIHQVHGNGRGEEERKNAADIQLCLDAMDVLHTVSEVETFVIVSADQDMIPLMDRLWSRGKRVELFCLQDESLSRDAHLEAFCDEFYNLFEFLNIAQFQNLSHMDRHLHGALIQIYEWYKDVNNKGKSYGSSWIKKDLVRKLNLTEEEAAELFSRLLHGDYLVPHEVHVDGNIYYGYRVNQDHPQVRTVIRIAGYRVG from the coding sequence ATGGTAAAAGATAAATCGATCTCCATTTGGATTGATTTGGAAAATGTTTATTATGGATTGAAAAAATATCATATGAATCCGGACCATCCGGATCCGAAACACAACTTGTTTTTGCGTCTTCAGGAACATTACGGTCGTCATAAAATCCGGATGATGGGGGTGTACGGCGATTTTGAACAGTTGGGCCCTGATATCTCCATGAATCAGCTTTTGAAGAAACATGTCCATATCCATCAGGTGCACGGGAATGGACGGGGAGAAGAGGAACGGAAGAATGCTGCGGATATCCAGTTGTGTCTGGATGCGATGGATGTGCTTCATACGGTGTCGGAAGTGGAGACTTTTGTGATCGTGAGCGCCGACCAGGATATGATTCCGTTGATGGACCGGTTGTGGTCCAGGGGAAAGAGGGTGGAACTCTTCTGTCTCCAAGATGAAAGCCTCTCCCGGGATGCTCACTTGGAGGCATTCTGCGACGAGTTTTACAACCTGTTTGAATTTTTGAACATCGCTCAATTCCAAAATCTCTCCCATATGGATCGGCATCTTCATGGAGCGTTGATTCAGATCTATGAGTGGTACAAAGATGTGAATAATAAGGGGAAGAGTTATGGGAGTTCCTGGATCAAGAAAGACCTGGTCCGGAAACTGAATCTGACGGAGGAAGAGGCTGCCGAGCTTTTTTCCAGACTGCTTCACGGAGACTATTTGGTTCCTCATGAAGTGCATGTGGACGGAAACATTTACTATGGGTACCGGGTGAATCAGGATCACCCCCAGGTGCGTACCGTCATTCGCATCGCCGGTTACCGCGTGGGATGA
- a CDS encoding Asp23/Gls24 family envelope stress response protein has protein sequence MKENASEGSIRIADDVVAVIAGLAAIKTKGVASMSGGITEGWAKRVSGKNVTRGVSVEVGQVETAIDLRVIVEYGVKIHEVARELQENVKEAVENMTGLSVVEINVKVEGVDFREETPVAEERSVR, from the coding sequence ATGAAAGAAAATGCTTCTGAAGGATCGATTCGCATCGCCGATGATGTGGTTGCCGTCATCGCCGGGTTGGCCGCCATCAAGACCAAAGGGGTGGCCAGTATGTCGGGGGGGATCACTGAAGGCTGGGCCAAGCGGGTCAGCGGCAAAAACGTCACCCGGGGTGTCTCCGTGGAAGTGGGACAGGTGGAGACGGCGATCGACCTCCGGGTGATCGTGGAGTACGGGGTGAAAATCCATGAAGTGGCCCGGGAACTGCAGGAAAATGTGAAGGAAGCCGTCGAAAACATGACCGGCCTGTCCGTGGTGGAGATCAATGTCAAAGTGGAAGGGGTGGACTTTCGGGAAGAGACCCCGGTCGCGGAAGAGCGGAGCGTCCGTTGA
- a CDS encoding YugN family protein, whose translation MVLEEAGLKGITKTFGEVEKTMNEAGFVRGGAWDYTKTSFDLKLSTAENDYYLRIRAHVVEGRLEKPQAVIQLENPVFYRHIFPHGLEEDDIPEELQGQIDQALTHVKEHLS comes from the coding sequence ATGGTATTGGAAGAGGCGGGACTGAAGGGCATCACCAAAACCTTCGGCGAAGTGGAAAAAACGATGAACGAGGCGGGGTTTGTCCGCGGCGGCGCCTGGGATTATACCAAAACCAGTTTTGATTTAAAGCTCTCCACTGCGGAGAATGACTACTACCTGCGGATCCGGGCCCATGTGGTGGAAGGGCGGCTGGAAAAACCTCAAGCCGTGATCCAACTGGAAAACCCGGTCTTTTATCGTCACATCTTCCCCCACGGGCTGGAGGAGGATGACATCCCCGAAGAATTGCAGGGACAGATTGACCAGGCACTCACCCATGTGAAAGAGCATTTGTCCTGA
- a CDS encoding GntR family transcriptional regulator: MKDDFKTSSPIYLQLADRIQRRILRRELAPGEKLPSVREMALESNVNPNTVQRTYSELERMGIVETRRGQGTFITEDGSRLEKVREDLRRQQIEAFVRVMGELGFSPREIITGLEKYLNEEGESES, from the coding sequence ATGAAAGATGACTTTAAAACATCCAGTCCGATTTACCTCCAATTGGCTGACCGGATCCAACGACGCATCCTGCGCCGGGAGTTGGCCCCCGGTGAAAAACTCCCCTCCGTGCGGGAGATGGCCCTGGAGTCCAATGTGAATCCCAACACGGTGCAAAGAACCTACAGCGAATTGGAGAGGATGGGAATCGTGGAAACGAGGAGAGGTCAGGGAACCTTTATCACCGAAGACGGCTCCCGCCTGGAAAAAGTGAGGGAAGATCTGCGGCGCCAACAGATCGAAGCCTTTGTACGGGTGATGGGGGAGTTGGGGTTTTCTCCCCGGGAGATCATCACCGGCCTGGAAAAATACCTGAATGAAGAGGGGGAGAGTGAATCATGA
- a CDS encoding M42 family metallopeptidase, translating into MEPSNPVDPIVDHLVRLVRIPSPTGHAEEAIRFLKGKLSPYEGRISLSQPAKGGLLVTLKGENHQIHRFLTAHVDTLGAMVKEIKSNGRIQLTNIGGFTWHSVEGNYCTVQTRSKGKVTGTILATHTSVHVYEDAKKQERKQENMEVRLDAKVHNADEVRELGIEVGDFVSFDPRVEVTESGFIKGRHMDDKASAAILLELIIQVVEQGLRLPHTTHFYFSTYEEVGFGANSNIPDRVREYLAVDMGAIGEGQATDEFCVSICAKDSSGPYHYGLRKKLTELAEAEGIYHRVDIYPYYGSDASAAVRAGHDLIHGLIGPGVDASHAFERTHREALENTYRLLYRYIQTTSL; encoded by the coding sequence ATGGAACCATCCAACCCCGTCGACCCCATCGTCGACCATCTGGTCCGTCTGGTCCGCATCCCCAGTCCAACGGGTCATGCCGAGGAGGCGATCCGATTTCTGAAAGGAAAACTGTCTCCTTATGAAGGGCGGATTTCATTGAGCCAACCGGCCAAGGGAGGGCTGTTGGTCACACTCAAGGGAGAAAATCATCAGATTCACCGCTTCCTGACCGCCCATGTGGACACTCTCGGAGCGATGGTGAAGGAGATCAAGTCCAACGGGCGGATCCAACTCACCAATATCGGCGGGTTCACCTGGCACTCAGTGGAAGGGAATTATTGTACGGTACAGACCCGCTCCAAAGGAAAGGTGACGGGAACGATCCTGGCCACCCACACATCCGTTCACGTCTACGAAGATGCCAAGAAGCAGGAACGGAAACAGGAAAATATGGAGGTCCGCCTGGATGCCAAGGTACATAATGCGGACGAGGTTCGGGAGCTGGGCATTGAGGTCGGGGATTTTGTCTCCTTTGATCCGCGGGTCGAAGTGACAGAAAGCGGCTTCATCAAGGGACGGCACATGGATGACAAAGCCAGCGCCGCCATTTTGCTGGAACTGATCATCCAAGTGGTGGAACAGGGATTGCGGCTGCCCCACACCACCCACTTTTATTTCAGCACCTATGAAGAGGTGGGTTTCGGGGCCAACTCCAATATCCCGGACCGGGTGCGGGAATACCTGGCCGTCGATATGGGAGCGATCGGGGAGGGGCAGGCCACCGATGAGTTCTGCGTCTCCATCTGCGCCAAAGATTCCAGTGGCCCCTATCATTACGGTCTGCGGAAAAAGCTGACGGAGCTGGCGGAGGCGGAAGGAATTTATCACCGGGTGGATATCTACCCCTACTACGGTTCGGACGCCAGTGCGGCAGTACGGGCGGGACACGACCTGATCCACGGACTGATCGGCCCCGGAGTGGATGCTTCCCATGCATTTGAGCGGACCCATCGGGAGGCATTGGAGAACACCTACCGGTTGCTTTACCGCTACATCCAAACCACATCCCTCTAG
- a CDS encoding ABC transporter permease, with product MKIFRRVGTWVMIGLLLLATGVLGIMVKQNVYGDDDLGPNWKQKLEKQVKQDQKILKREDLPPGVKKSYEKSIQINQYRIDHDVVPDGQTLWGYMYQTANVASLITLFTIIIGATSVAGEFSWGTIKLLLIRSASRSKILLSKYLSTLLFALALLAILFLFSLLFGTILFGFSGWDAPHLTYDHGKVIEKNQMLHVLSLYGLECVNLLMMVTFAFMISTVFRNSSLAIGLAIFLMFAGTNAVAILSFQGYEWVKYILFANTDLSQYLEGQPLVKGMTLSFSVTVLAVYFFIFNAISWIVFKKRDVAA from the coding sequence ATGAAGATTTTCCGCCGGGTCGGCACCTGGGTCATGATCGGCCTGCTGTTGTTGGCGACAGGAGTCCTGGGAATCATGGTCAAACAGAATGTCTACGGGGACGATGACCTGGGCCCCAACTGGAAGCAGAAGCTGGAGAAGCAAGTGAAACAGGATCAAAAAATATTGAAGAGGGAAGACCTCCCTCCCGGTGTCAAGAAATCTTATGAAAAAAGCATCCAAATCAACCAATACCGGATCGATCATGATGTGGTCCCCGACGGCCAGACCCTGTGGGGCTATATGTACCAAACAGCCAATGTTGCCAGCTTGATCACCCTGTTTACGATTATCATCGGGGCGACCAGTGTGGCCGGAGAGTTTTCCTGGGGAACGATCAAACTGCTTTTGATCCGGTCCGCCAGCCGCTCCAAGATCCTGCTGTCCAAATACCTGTCCACTCTGCTGTTCGCCCTGGCCCTGTTGGCCATCCTGTTCCTGTTCAGTCTGTTGTTTGGCACCATTCTGTTCGGATTCAGCGGATGGGATGCTCCCCATCTCACCTATGACCATGGCAAGGTGATCGAAAAAAACCAGATGCTCCATGTCCTCAGCCTGTATGGACTGGAATGTGTCAACCTGCTGATGATGGTCACCTTCGCCTTTATGATCTCCACCGTGTTCCGCAACAGCTCCTTGGCGATCGGACTGGCAATCTTCCTGATGTTTGCAGGAACCAACGCCGTCGCAATTCTCTCCTTTCAGGGCTATGAGTGGGTCAAATATATCCTGTTCGCCAATACGGATTTGAGTCAGTATTTAGAAGGGCAACCCTTGGTCAAAGGCATGACCCTCTCCTTCTCGGTTACTGTTCTCGCCGTCTACTTCTTCATCTTCAACGCCATCTCCTGGATCGTGTTCAAAAAACGGGACGTGGCTGCATAA
- a CDS encoding ABC transporter ATP-binding protein, whose protein sequence is MIRFENVSKRYLTKTALMDVDLELPEGRIIGVVGENGSGKSTMLKLIAGLVRPSKGQVLVDGEPARRRIARKVAYLSELETYYPFFTVQETVDYHATQFDDFDRERAREMMDFMRLDPTAKVKNLSKGNRGRVKLVTTLSRNAPYILMDEPLSGLDPIVRDSIIKGLISFVDLAKQTVIITTHEVNEVEPLLDQVVAVRDGEIIKVADVEELRFHEGISLAEWMTRVYAGHACK, encoded by the coding sequence ATGATCCGGTTTGAAAATGTAAGCAAACGTTACCTCACCAAAACCGCCCTGATGGACGTGGACCTGGAACTGCCCGAGGGGAGAATCATCGGAGTGGTCGGGGAAAACGGCAGTGGAAAATCGACGATGCTGAAGCTGATCGCCGGCCTCGTCCGACCCAGCAAGGGACAGGTGCTGGTGGACGGGGAGCCCGCCCGGCGCCGGATCGCCCGCAAGGTGGCCTACCTGTCGGAGCTGGAAACCTACTATCCCTTCTTCACTGTCCAGGAAACTGTCGACTATCACGCCACTCAATTTGACGACTTCGACCGGGAACGGGCGCGGGAGATGATGGATTTCATGCGGCTGGACCCCACAGCCAAGGTGAAAAACCTGTCCAAGGGAAACCGGGGCCGGGTGAAACTGGTGACCACCCTCTCCCGCAACGCTCCCTATATCCTGATGGATGAACCCTTGTCCGGACTGGACCCCATCGTCCGGGATTCCATCATCAAGGGACTGATCTCCTTTGTCGATCTGGCCAAGCAGACCGTGATTATCACCACCCATGAGGTGAATGAAGTGGAACCCCTGCTGGATCAAGTGGTGGCGGTACGGGATGGGGAAATCATCAAGGTCGCTGATGTGGAAGAACTGCGTTTCCATGAAGGAATCAGCCTGGCGGAATGGATGACCCGGGTTTATGCCGGGCACGCCTGCAAATAA
- a CDS encoding PaaI family thioesterase — protein sequence MFQALKEITETGTQEEQEILRLAVQAVRQKRERGSAYPSGFLGLAGEFTEEGTYRFRIPITPYMKNRGGIVHGGITATLVDSTMGSLINKSLPEGKAAVTVEMKVNYLEAGIGQELISEARLIRLGQTLAFADCKVENERGKRIVHATATFAIIPLP from the coding sequence CTGTTCCAAGCCTTGAAAGAGATTACAGAGACGGGAACGCAGGAGGAGCAAGAGATTTTGCGGCTGGCCGTCCAAGCCGTCAGACAAAAACGGGAGCGGGGAAGTGCCTATCCCTCCGGATTTCTCGGTCTGGCCGGAGAATTTACAGAGGAAGGGACCTATCGTTTTCGCATCCCGATCACTCCCTATATGAAGAACCGGGGCGGAATCGTTCATGGCGGAATCACCGCCACCTTGGTCGATTCCACCATGGGTTCCTTGATCAACAAAAGCCTTCCGGAAGGGAAGGCTGCGGTGACGGTGGAGATGAAGGTGAACTATCTGGAGGCGGGCATCGGACAGGAATTGATCTCCGAAGCCCGCTTGATCCGCCTCGGACAGACTCTGGCATTCGCCGACTGCAAGGTGGAAAATGAACGGGGAAAACGAATCGTTCATGCCACTGCAACCTTTGCCATCATCCCGTTACCGTGA
- a CDS encoding YlaN family protein, translated as MTPTQTDLAQRAEQLLREDAKKIEHLIAVQLDNLTAPKCPLYEEVLDTQMFGLSREIDFAVRAGLITREQGRSIISELEQKLAHLYSTVLPSPNQQQG; from the coding sequence ATGACACCGACTCAAACCGATCTGGCCCAGCGCGCCGAACAGTTGCTCAGGGAAGATGCGAAGAAAATTGAACATCTGATTGCGGTTCAGTTGGATAATCTGACCGCGCCCAAGTGTCCTCTGTATGAGGAAGTACTGGACACCCAAATGTTCGGACTTTCCCGCGAAATCGATTTCGCGGTACGGGCGGGTTTGATCACGCGGGAGCAGGGCAGGAGTATCATCAGCGAACTGGAACAGAAATTGGCCCACCTCTATTCGACGGTACTTCCCTCCCCGAACCAACAGCAGGGCTGA
- a CDS encoding CBS domain-containing protein, whose translation MSQLREIMTQNVASVSPQDNVYKAASLMRQHNIGSVPVVENGQVRGMVTDRDLVLRALAEQKNEQVTVGEVMTNQVVTGTPEMSVDEASSLMARNQIRRLPVVENNQLVGMVSLGDMAVRQPHVNEAGQALSNISEPSSPQM comes from the coding sequence ATGAGCCAATTACGCGAGATTATGACGCAAAACGTGGCGTCGGTCTCCCCGCAGGACAATGTATACAAAGCCGCTTCCCTGATGAGACAACACAACATCGGCTCCGTGCCGGTGGTGGAGAACGGTCAGGTTCGCGGCATGGTGACCGATCGGGACTTGGTGTTACGGGCCCTCGCCGAGCAGAAGAACGAGCAGGTGACAGTGGGGGAAGTGATGACCAACCAAGTGGTGACCGGTACTCCGGAGATGTCGGTGGATGAGGCCTCCAGCCTGATGGCCCGGAACCAGATTCGCCGTCTGCCCGTGGTGGAGAACAACCAACTGGTGGGTATGGTTTCCCTTGGGGACATGGCCGTCCGTCAGCCCCACGTCAATGAAGCGGGTCAGGCTCTGAGCAATATTTCGGAGCCCAGTTCTCCCCAGATGTAA
- a CDS encoding DUF421 domain-containing protein, whose protein sequence is MLLYILKVALLFTTAIASLRMMGKSTLAQVTPHDLMAIVIIAALATNPILVNEVGKTLLAIVLVTAIHILFAKMTLYKRTNHWILGEPTILVKHGKMIRENLAKSEMSVSELMATIRSEGFPDIRYVQYAILEPTGSISVLPQEDMYPVTPKDLGVTKTYRGMALSLVVDGHIQHNNLELIGKDEDWLRQKLKEQGYPDVRGILYAGKQEDEEEIHVDRGDGGR, encoded by the coding sequence TTGCTGTTGTACATTTTAAAAGTGGCACTCCTGTTCACCACGGCGATCGCCTCCCTGCGCATGATGGGAAAATCGACACTGGCCCAGGTCACCCCCCATGATCTGATGGCGATTGTGATCATTGCGGCTCTGGCCACCAATCCGATTCTGGTGAACGAAGTCGGCAAAACATTGTTGGCGATTGTCCTGGTGACTGCGATTCATATCCTGTTTGCCAAGATGACCCTCTATAAACGGACCAATCATTGGATTTTGGGGGAACCGACAATCTTGGTCAAACATGGAAAGATGATTCGGGAAAACCTGGCCAAGAGTGAGATGTCCGTGTCTGAGCTGATGGCGACCATCCGTTCCGAAGGTTTCCCCGATATCCGGTATGTCCAGTATGCCATCCTGGAGCCCACCGGGAGCATCAGTGTCCTGCCCCAGGAAGATATGTATCCGGTCACTCCCAAAGATCTGGGTGTTACCAAAACCTATCGCGGCATGGCTCTCTCCCTGGTGGTGGATGGCCATATTCAACATAATAATTTGGAACTGATCGGAAAAGATGAAGATTGGTTGAGACAGAAGCTGAAAGAGCAAGGGTACCCGGATGTGAGGGGAATTCTGTATGCCGGTAAGCAGGAAGACGAAGAAGAGATCCATGTGGACCGGGGGGACGGAGGAAGGTGA
- a CDS encoding LysR family transcriptional regulator, which yields MNLSQILTFLEVAKQNSFRKAARELTLTQPAVSAQIRSLEEELGAPLFLRQRVRLTSGGKAFLPYARQVAALLEEGKQAVQDTEELLRGKLTIGATSGAAITILPRLLTYFRDIRPQLRVTVHTLSGDQVVQGVLEGRLDAGINYLDQPLDHLQNQVLFYDTLTLIAPLDHPAAREPYFRLENLKETPLISLVPEATERKLMDQILWEKGIRTESSIELTSLEEVKRMVREGLGLALIPRLCLDPVTDSALRQLRVPGLKNQLPVVLLYPKERYHSSALRRLLNDIRGIYTPEEEWS from the coding sequence TTGAATCTGTCCCAAATCCTCACCTTTCTTGAAGTGGCCAAACAGAACAGCTTCCGCAAAGCAGCCCGGGAGCTGACCTTGACCCAGCCGGCCGTCAGCGCCCAGATCCGATCCCTGGAGGAAGAGCTGGGCGCCCCCTTGTTCCTGCGGCAACGGGTTCGCCTCACTTCCGGCGGCAAAGCTTTCCTCCCCTACGCGCGCCAGGTGGCCGCCCTGTTGGAAGAAGGGAAACAGGCTGTTCAGGACACGGAAGAACTGCTGCGGGGAAAATTGACCATCGGCGCCACTTCGGGGGCCGCCATCACCATCCTCCCCCGCCTCCTCACCTACTTTCGGGACATCCGCCCCCAGCTCCGGGTCACGGTCCACACCCTGTCCGGGGATCAGGTGGTGCAAGGAGTATTGGAAGGACGATTGGATGCGGGGATCAATTATCTGGACCAACCCCTGGATCACCTGCAAAATCAGGTCCTCTTTTATGACACTCTCACTCTGATCGCACCCCTGGATCACCCCGCCGCCCGGGAGCCTTACTTTCGATTGGAAAATCTGAAGGAGACCCCTTTGATCTCCCTCGTCCCGGAAGCGACGGAACGAAAATTGATGGATCAGATCCTGTGGGAAAAAGGGATCCGGACAGAATCCTCCATCGAACTGACCAGTCTGGAAGAAGTGAAGCGGATGGTCCGTGAAGGATTGGGTCTCGCCCTGATTCCCCGCCTCTGCCTCGACCCGGTGACTGACAGCGCACTCCGGCAACTCCGGGTCCCGGGCCTGAAAAACCAGCTCCCTGTCGTCCTCCTCTACCCCAAGGAACGATATCACTCTTCCGCCCTCCGCCGACTGTTGAACGACATCCGGGGCATCTACACCCCGGAAGAGGAATGGTCATGA
- a CDS encoding citrate/2-methylcitrate synthase, which produces MKVVPGLEGIAVTETELSLVDGEKGHLVYRGHWAKELAVSQTFEAVVYLLWYGHLPGKEEEQCFRDLLASQRELPVQVTEMLERLPRKMDLMSVLQTAVSSLATAEETPTRERAVSVLAKIPTLIACRYHLLRGSRMPKIRRDLSHTAHYLYLLQGREASPAQIRALEAYLILTAEHGMNASTFAGRVVASTGSDLFSALTAAIGALKGPLHGGAPSEVEGMLEAVGSVEEAEPWIRRRLEAGERLMGFGHRVYKTQDPRAEALRKVSEGLSGEDPWFHLAVEVERTALRLLEEYKPGRRLHTNVEFYAAAVLRAVGLPKELYTPTFTLSRTAGWCAHILEQMTHNRIIRPQSVYTGAMPCD; this is translated from the coding sequence ATGAAAGTGGTACCCGGATTGGAAGGAATCGCAGTCACGGAGACAGAGTTGTCCCTGGTGGATGGCGAGAAGGGGCATCTGGTTTACCGGGGGCATTGGGCGAAGGAACTGGCGGTTTCCCAAACTTTTGAAGCGGTGGTGTATCTCCTGTGGTACGGACACCTTCCCGGGAAAGAGGAGGAACAATGCTTCCGGGATCTCCTCGCCTCCCAACGGGAACTGCCGGTCCAGGTGACGGAGATGTTGGAACGCCTGCCCCGGAAGATGGACCTGATGAGTGTGCTCCAAACGGCGGTCTCCTCCCTGGCGACAGCGGAGGAGACCCCGACCCGGGAGCGGGCGGTTTCGGTTCTGGCCAAAATCCCGACGCTCATCGCCTGCCGGTATCATTTGCTCCGCGGGAGCCGGATGCCGAAAATCCGAAGGGATCTGTCCCACACCGCCCATTACCTGTATCTGCTTCAGGGGAGGGAGGCCTCACCTGCCCAGATCCGGGCGCTGGAAGCCTATCTGATTTTGACTGCCGAGCACGGGATGAATGCTTCCACCTTTGCCGGCAGAGTGGTCGCCTCCACCGGTTCCGATCTGTTTTCCGCATTGACGGCGGCCATCGGGGCATTGAAGGGTCCCCTTCACGGCGGGGCACCCTCGGAAGTGGAGGGGATGCTGGAGGCAGTGGGATCCGTCGAGGAGGCGGAGCCCTGGATCCGGAGGCGGCTGGAGGCGGGAGAGCGCCTGATGGGCTTTGGTCATCGGGTGTACAAGACCCAAGATCCCCGGGCCGAGGCCCTCAGGAAAGTGTCGGAGGGGCTCTCCGGCGAGGATCCCTGGTTTCATCTGGCCGTTGAAGTGGAACGGACAGCTCTTCGCCTGCTGGAGGAATACAAGCCGGGTCGTCGTCTCCACACCAATGTGGAGTTCTATGCCGCCGCTGTCCTCCGCGCCGTCGGCCTCCCGAAGGAACTGTACACCCCCACCTTCACCCTGAGCCGGACCGCAGGCTGGTGTGCCCATATCCTGGAACAGATGACCCATAACCGAATCATTCGCCCCCAGTCGGTCTACACGGGAGCGATGCCGTGTGATTAG